The following nucleotide sequence is from Vulpes lagopus strain Blue_001 chromosome 1, ASM1834538v1, whole genome shotgun sequence.
gcaaaatgggtgaagtaggccaaaaggtacaaacttctgattataaaaaataaataagtcacggggaTGCGATatacagtatggtgactataaGCTAGTAATACAATATggaatatttgaaagttgctaaaagaatTCATCTTAAATcctcattataagaaaagaaaatggtctttttaaactatgtatggtgacagtttttctttttaagattttatttatttattcatgagagacagagagagagagagagagaagcagagacacaggcagagagagaagcaggctccatggagggagcccgatgtggaacttgatcctgggactccaggatcacaccctgggctgaaggcggccctaaaccactgagcctcctgaGCTAAGATTTACTGTGGTGacaattttgcaaaatatacaaacaaacaaaaaaggtatgggaaaacacaaaaataaaaaaccaatgtATTCTGGCATAACCCATGGTATGAAAAACAGGACTAAAATACTCCAAACCGAATTCCAATCTCCCCGTTGTCCAAAGCCTAGGGACTATGAGTAAGGAAGTAGCAACCTGAAGAAATAAAGGGACGATGAGACAACCATCCTATTGGAAAACATCTTACGCATATGTTGGAAGAATTCTATTACCCCACTAAAAAGCCTATGTCAAAAGCACAATGCAAACATCTTCTGGTTAAGTGTGGCCTCCTTTTAGTTAAGCAGATAATTTATCAGACAATCAAAATATATAAGCTCTAACAGGAGAGTAGATTGACCAGTTTAAGGCAGAGCTAGACAGTGAGCTCCAGTCTAGGTGGCAACTCAAGGCCTGCTGGGGGTCCACTACCAGAGTGGCCTAGTGCCAAAGATAAGCTTGGCTTTCTCTGCGATCACATGGCCTCTGATGGCAGATTCCCACCACAGGCTGCTTTTGCCTTCCTGTTGTTAGGGTGTTTAACAGTAATCCACAAAACATGACCAACATAACTAGAATTCATACAAACAGGGAACATACTAAATGATTTATGCATTCTGCTAATACTTAACCCCactaaaaaaagctttttaaaataaatgaactaagaaaaactaaatataaaggTTTgcaaagataatatttaaaggtAAATCAAAATAGtaaagtttgggatccctgggtggcgcagtggtttggcgcctgcctttggcccagggcgcgatcctggagacccgggatcgaatcccacgtcgggctcccggtgcatggagcctgcttctccctctgcctgtgtctctgcctctctctctatctctgtgtgactatcataaataaataaaaaaataaaaaaataaaaaaaaaaaaaatagtaaagtttAACTTCtgtattaaccatttttaagttttttgagagagagtgcatgtgtgtgcaggcgggagaggggcagagagagaatcttaagcaggctccatgctcagcagagccagatgtggggttcgatctcacaaccctgcgttcatgacctgggctgaaagtTAGGTggcctaactgactaagccacccaggtgcccctctatattaactttttaaattctagagcagctattaaattaaatttgaaagacTCAGAGACTATCATCATTTTTAGCAAAGTATACTTCAATAGGAgttaaacaataaaacaataaaatcaaatatgtaaTTGAAACTTTAACTCCTGCtagaaaggaacaaagataaaaaagagagggaaactgaAGGAAGAGTAAAGGACCAAGATGGGAGGAGCACTAGTGGCAAATGCCAAGAGAAAGAGCTGCAGCCAGCACAAAGGGAACCTATCACACAGACACTAAACATCAGGTCCAAATACTTACTCTGTCAgttttgaaaacataaaaccaGAAGAAGAGGGGCCCAATTCCAAACAGAGCTCCTAGAAGTGAGGTCTTGGGAGTGGGCCTAAAATTGGGATAGATGTTTGCTGATCTTGCATAGGTCCAACGAATTAAGGCTGGATCCTCctaaaattcaaaaaaacaaagttaCAAGACATTAAGCAAGGTCTGAAATTCCATACTGAAACAATCTCAACAAAACTTTTATGGGGGAGCACAGGAGATGCCTTTTGTGTTCCATCATCGTTAAGAGTGTACCCTGAATATTCCTAAATAGCTTCAGGGAAGATCTTTCATTTCTAGTATTTGTTGAATACTCTGATAATCCTGTTCAAATCCttcagaatttaaaagattcttatATCACCCCTCAGCTTTCTATTTACTTAAGAAACCTAATCTTTTTAAGCCGGCAGaggccatttttttctctttgatcatttttttttttttctggattgtttTGCAGCTTCATTGTCTTTGTTGAATTGTGATCAACTGAACCCTAGTATTCCTAACGAGGACAGATTTCATATGCTCTATCATGCTTCGTGCTTCGTTTCCAGGATCCTTTCTAATGCTATCCTGCACCCTGTTCTGTCTTTCCAGGCTTCAAATAAATTGCAGGAAGGTGAAGGCTGAGGTAGGCTAACTCTGAACTTTAAGTTTTTCAAGCTGACTTGGGGCAGCCCgtgcagctcagcggtttagtgccaccttcggtccaaggggtgatcctggagacccgggatcaagtcccacatcgggctccctgcgtggagcctgcttctccctttgcctgtgtctctgcctctctctctgtctttctcatgagtaaataaataattaaaaaagaaaaaaagaaatataaagctgACTTGGCTGATATTTTACATGACATAAAATTATTACATTtcacacttaaaataatttgtagtgAGGACAAGGTtgttatcaaagaaaaataatcagactgtcttggttaagaaaaaaaattgtccattgtaatatatttaaactaGAACAATTATGTAAGACAGCAAATCTGCCCCAAacacataattaaatttaattagctAAATCCCCAAAtgactttataaaattatttactcCAATTAACTGATTGGcagattaaaaataagcaaatgaagtCAGCTTTAAAACTTTAATACCAAAGGAGAACATTCAAAGTCCTATACTCTACCAAGAAGTTACGATTGGtaggattaaaataattaaactggATCTTCCACAGATACATTTTAAACCAAAGTGTTTGCAGAAAAGGTGAAGATACAAGATATAGACAGGTTCAAGGGGATGTTTGAGTTTAATTCCTGAAAGGATAAAAACATCTATTCTTGTATCCATCCCTTCTGCTATTAACGTATTTGAATGATACTCCTACGACAGATTTCTCAATCTGCCAGTCATCTCTCTACATATTTCTCTCTCAGATCTGTCTTCCAGAAACAgacatttcatttcataaaaaaatcaatagcccCATGACCATAGTTCACTGAACCTGGTACTGTGGTTAAGAGAGGCTCCAAGACACACTCCATGGGAGACAGTTCTTCTTTGACACCACTCCATGTCCTCAGGACTATGGGCAGCATCTGACACGAACGCTCCTTGGAactgtttcttcttttggtttccagGGCACACACCTGTCTGGCTTTCCTCCTAACTCGACGGCCATTCCCTCTTGGTCTCTTTTGCACTCTTCTTCCTTATTTCATCAATCTCTCAATATTGGACCTTAGACCTTGCTGGTCTTTTCTGACTACATTATTCATTCCCTTGATGATCTCCTCTAGTCACACGGTTTTAAATATCCATCTATACGCCAATGACTCCCAAAATTGTACCTTCCCAGACCTCTACCCTGAACTTCAGACATGATATCCAATTACCTGCTCAACACTGTCATGCTGTTTAACAGGCATGTCAAAGGTGACACATCCCAAACTGATTTCCCAATATTTTACTCCATCTCCATCCCTGCTCCTCTCACATTCTTTTCCATCTTGGTAAAAACCAACTTAATCACCTGTGTCAAAAAAACTTTGAAGTCATCCCtgacctttctctctcttacacCTCACATCCAATCTGCTAGCAAATCTGATTGGCTTGACTTTTAATACATACTCAGAACTCACCACTTCCTACCAACTTCCACCACCAAAACCCTGATGGATTGCCTCAAAAGCCTCCTAAACAGTCTCCTTGCTCTTGCTCCTCCATTTTCAACCAATGAACCAGAGAGGTGTTCAAATGTAAGGGCAGATTACCTACTCCGTAAACGACCTACAATGACCTACGAAGCTTGGTGTGATCTAGTTCCAGGTACCTGTCTGACCTCATCTCTTCCCACTTGGCTCTCACCTTTCTCCACTTTACTCACAATCGTCTCTTCAGTTATTTCTGGAACTAACCGGGCACACTTCTGTCTAAGGACCCCTACACCTGCTGTGCCCTCTACCTCAGATGCTACTTTCCAGACAGCTGTGTGGCTAGCTCCATCTCCTCACTTCCTTCATGTTGCCTTCCCTAGGGGTATCTACAATTTCAGCTGGTATCCCTTCCAACTACACAACACACATTCCTAATCccttccttgctttatttttcttatcacttGCCATCGACATGCTCAACGatgtagtttgctttttttttttaacctgtttatTACTTGTCTGCCCCACTGGAAAGAAATCTCTTCACAGACAGGAATCGACAGGTCACCTCAGCAACCAAAACAGGGCCTGGCCCTATAACAGCAATTACTCATTCATGGAGTTGATCATTTGTAAAGATTACGCAAGGAATTTCTATATACCGATTATTATGATTAAGTGCCAGGCACTCATTTAATTAACAGAACAACAAAGCAAGTTattacaggcttttttttttttttttaattcaagagagacacagagagagagagagagagagagagaggcagagacacaggcagagggagaagcaggctccatgcagtgggcccgacgcgggactccatcctgggtctccaggatcgcaccctgggccaaaggcaggcgctaaaccgctgagccacccagggatcccctactggCTCTTTTATATGACAAAATTGAAACTATCTTAGGGCACAGaaccaggaaagagaaaatctgggGTTTAGATTTCAGCTTTTTGGTACATCAAACCCTGTGTGAGTACGTAAATAACAAAtgtctccctctgcaccttcttCTCAAGTAAACAAGGTTCTGACTGGAGGTAGTGCAGCCAACTAGTTAAGGAGATGTTTTGGGTTACGTAGTTCAGGGTTTAAACTCACTTGCTAAGGGGGTATTACTCTGTGACCTCCGTGTCCTGTCCTTCCCCATGTTTgtcttctcacctgtaaaatggggatcataacAGGGCCTAATGCTTTGAATACTTGTGACGTTTGGATAATATTCAGAAagggtttattatttttcaaagattttatttatttattcatgagagacacagaaagagagagagaggcagagacacaggcagagggagaagcaggctccatgcagggagccggacgtgggactcgatcccgggtctccaggatcaggccctgggccaaaggcagggccaaacctctgagccactcggGAGGCCCTCAGAAAGGGTTTAGACAGTGTTGGCACGATGTAAATTTCCTTTCATTCTCACAACTTCCAAAAAAGTCCTACACAACACCAGTGCAACGCTggggaaagttttgtttttaagatcatGGCCGACATGCTATTTACATAGCACTTATGCAGAAAATTACCGAAAAGCCACTCACTAAGTAACAGCTGTCGGCCCAGTGGTTTTAAGCGCCTGCGATGTCCTACAAACTATCTCCTTCAACCTTACAATGATCCTGTAAAGAATGTAACTACTTTTCCCCTGTAAATAAGACCAGAAGACCAACGTAAACTAAGGTCGTCGAGCTTGCCCTTGTGTTCCTTCTGCCTTGGTGTCTGACTTTAAAGTTTCAACTAGCTGCGgagtttctgttgttgttttttaaacgtttatttattcatcagagacacacagagagagagagggaggcagagacacaggcagagggagaagcaggctccacgcagggagccgcaGGTGAGACTCGATctcgtgactccaggatcacgcccggagccaaaggcagatgctcaaccgctgagccactcaggcttcccttttttttttttttttttgaggtggggggggaggtgttttcaaaagatataaacgaaaaaataaaaaaaaacaagaaaaaaaatagagaaaaaaaatcactatgatTCCCATCAGGTGAGAGCAGCATTGCTATGAACTGTGAACTGAGAGGTGGAaaattgctttcaaaaaaaaaaaaaaatcactatgatTCCCATCAGGAGAGAGTAGCATTGCTATGACCTGTGAACTGAGAGGTGGAAaattgctctcaaaaaaaaaaaaaaaagaaaaaaggtcacaCAGAGGAAACAGGAAACATTTTCCTGAGCACTCACTACACAGCCCAGGCTCCGTGTCGGCCAGCCCGGGGGCCCCATCTCACGGGATCCTAACAGCCGCGTTGGGGCAGGAAGGACCGTGTTGGCCCCATTTTTCCGGGCGGGAGCTGGGCCACTTCCGCAGTGATCCCGCCGGGGCTCGAACCCAGCGCGCCGCGGATCCCGGAGCGTCGTCTCCGTCTCCGAGCTCTCCGCCCAAGGTCGAAGGCCTCGTGGGAGGGCCCGCTCCCTCAGTCTGAAGAAAACCGAAACCTAAGCTACCGACCCCGGCCGCGCGGCGTCCCCCGGCCGGAGACTCCTGTCTTCCGCCCTCGCCCGGccggcgcgccccgcccccctccccccgcgacTCACGATGAGCCCCCGGCGGCTGGGGTCGTTGTACTGAAGCAGGTACTCCCGTTTAAGTCGGGATCTTATGGCCAACCGCTCGGCTTGCGCCCTCCGGGCTTCCGGAGAGACGTCGTACTCGGCTGGGTCGAGGGTAGCGGGCAGGGTAGCCAGAGAGGACGGTTTGTACTTGGGGGCCGACATCTTGGCAACCCGCGCACAACCGCGCCTGCGCGACTCCGAGGCCCGCCCCCTTCACGCCGACCTTCCGCCCGAGGAAGTGCGCTTGCGCAGTAGCCGAAGGGAGGCGAGAAGAGTTGAAGACCCGGAGCTCGGCCTCTGCCCTCGCCGCGGTCTCAAGGTCCTGGGCCTCGAGGGGCGGTCTGCGCATGCGCAATGTGCTTCCCTTGCCCCTTCGGGTCCACCTCCGCGGCCGCCTAGCTACACCCGAtctattattgctattattgctCGTTGCTTCTTCCTAGCACCGAGGCTCATCTCTACGGACAAAAGAGAGCTTATTTTGTGAGGTTGAGCTGTGGGAGAATGGCACGCACAGGATGTGGGGACTGGCTGTAGCTAGGATGCTGTTTTCAGTGTgggtccctgggggggggggagtgtgactttggacaagtcatttatttcttttttttttcttttttttttttctttttttttggacaagtcatttaacccGCTCTGAGTTTCCTCCTGGATCCTTCCATCCTGGATAATGACCCCCATCCTATCCACCTAGCAAacttgttgtgaggattaaataagataaggAATACATGCCAATGTGTTTGCAGAACACAGTGCCCtacccaagaaaaagaaagcttttctgTACGTTGTCACCTGAGATTGGTACAGCCTTAGGTAGAGGCGTGTTTTTCATGTGcacaaaataatgtttaatagtAGAATGATGCCAAAAGAGAAATGATGCTTGCCTACTGTAGTAAGTCATTAACAAATGAAGTACTGGCTAGAGCTCATGAAGAAACTGTATCTTAGTTAAAATACTAAAACCTCTTACCTAAAATCCTTAGCACTCTTTAGGTGCTCAGAATAAAGATCTCCTTAGATGATGCCCTTATGCATGGGGGCATTGTATCTTAATGTGAAAGAtggtttggggagaaaaaaaagggtacGGGAAAGAAAACCTTCGTCCCTACTGTCCTTAGTCCCCCACTATCACCAAGGGAAAAAAGCAATTTCAAGTTGCATAGCAGGGTCTTTGGGTACCAATCAGAAACTCCTTAGGGAAAAACATGTAAACGATATTTCCATAGCTCAGGCAAGGAAAAATGGACCTAAAGAGAGCTTCAGGTTGGTTGAAATGTCTAGGGACATATAGGTATGTTGGGAAATGGTTGCTAGGCAGAGAAGGGACTAGAAAGTGTTGGCATCTGAAGTGATGAGGAGCAGCACTGCTGTCAGACTTATTCAACAATTTAATacggtttttaaatatttattaagcacccactGGGTGAAGCATACTGCACACTAGTCAATCTTAGTCAATCTTCTAAGCTCAGTGgggaaaatgcagaagaaatgaaGGACGTGATGTTTGTCTTCAAGGAACTGACAGTACAGGCAGTACGGAAAGAACAGACAGGATAtgataatatttgcaaagcagTTTAATGTCCAAATGAATATAGAGCAAAGTGGGCTCATGAGAATGGAGGCcgagaaaatgtagaaaaaagaagtttgaaaCAAATCACTTATACTCAACTTTAAAGGGGTGATgccataaaacaaaatgaaaagcaggaGCAGGTTATAAATTCTAATGACAATCTTGATAAAGTTTCAAAAGCCTTTTGGTCATAGATTAGACACTGATCAGGGAAGAAGggcatgcaaaagaataaaagaaagaagaatacaATGACTGCGCATGACAaagttttaaaagactttttaaagttaagagagggagagagagagaatgacaaagagagaataaatttcattatttccctTTGGATTAGTTAAGGTATTTATTCCCACATTTGCTTATCATAAGGTTCCCTTAAGATGTTTGTCAAAAAGAGTCCTAAGTTCAGTTCTGCTCTTGAAGATTCCAAACTGATCTGGCAGGGGAACTCAAGAGTGTAATTTTTACAGTTTCCTGAGGGGATTCTTATACTATTGTGTGTTTGGGAGACATAGAGATGAGCACAAGaggtcttctcttccctcttcctttttccaggaAAGGTCCTCCCAGAGTGAATCTATTTGAGATGGGGACGTAGATtccataatgaaagaaaaagacttgaTTGGGGTTTTATCTTGAAATAATGCAATCAAAAGTTatgaaaactaatttattttatatttaacatctaAAGTTATAGTTACAACTGTGTGCTAATTTTGATAGATTAAGTGTTAATTTCTGGGCACGGTTATTTTTATATAGCTTATTATCCTTCACTTTGCATTTGGTTTTTGCAAGAGGGTCACATTTGCAGAAATGTTGGAGGactttatccagttttcccaaagtCCTCTCTTCATCCTTTGAaactaaattatttccttttgaagCATTGATATCATCATCAttcttattgcttttcttttcttcctttattatctGGTTCAACTTTGAGATCCTCCTTTATTAGTGACTTCGTGTGTGGATCCAGCAGTTTACCCACATCACTTTCACCAATTTTATGAAAGTCCATATCTTTTGCAAGATGTGCAATAGACATCTATTGTTTTTGAGGACTAGATATTTCCAAACAGATGACTAAGACTTTGATAGGAGTGGATGTAGTGGAAGATGGAAGAGTTAAGATGGGGAACAATTTCACAAGTGGTCATTTCACCAAAgaacatttcatgttttaaagacttttgcTTCTCCTACTAGAATTTATCAGAATTTTGGGGGAGATGGATTACAGGGACTAAGTATATGTACCTGTATTTGGCTAGAAGAGGGAGGATGAAATGGTAAAGCGGTAGAGAGAAATGAAACTTTGCAGGGGTCAAGTTATAAGAATGGGACAGGATTTCAGGGAACAGAAGACGAACAAGTGAATACAGAAACTGTAAGAAGCAGATAAATTCCTGCTTGCAGCAATATGAAGAGCATTCCTTCTCTTAGTTGGGTTGAATCATAAGTAAACTTGTGAATAAACCCAAtacccagagattttttttataataaatttattttttattggtgttcaatttgctaacatacagaataacacccaatgctcatccgtcaagtgtccccctcagtgcccgtcacccactcacccccaccccccgccctccaccccttccaccacccctagttcgtttcccagagttaggagtctttatattctgtctccctttctgatatttcccacacatttcttctcccttcccttatattccctttcactattatttatattccccagatgaatgagaacatacaatgtttgtccttctccgattgacttacttcactcagcataataccctccagttccatccacgttgaagcaaatggtgggtatttgtcatttctaatggctgaggaatattccattgtatacatagaccacatcttctttatccattcatctttcgatggacaccgaggcttcttccacagtttggctattgtggacattgctgctataaacatcggggtgcaggtgtcccggcgtttcattgcatctgtatctttggggtaaatccccaacagtgcaattgctgggtcgtagggcaggtctatttttaactctttgaggaacctccacacagttttccagagtgactgcaccagttcacattcccaccaacagtgcaagagggttcccttttctccgcatcctctccaacatttgttgtttcctgccttgttaattttccccattctcactggtgtgaggtggtatctcattgtggttttgatttgtatttccctgatggcaagtgatgcagagcattttctcatgtgcatgttggccatgtctatgtcttcctctgtgagatttctcttcatgtcttttgcccatttcatgattggattgtttgtttctttggtgttgagtttaataagttctttatagatcttggaaactagccctttatctgatacgtcatttgcaaaaatcttctcccattctgtaggttgtcttttagttttgttgactgtatcctttgctgtgcaaaagcttcttatcttgatgaagtcccaatagttcatttttgcttttgtttctttggccttcgtggatgtatcttgcaagaagttactgtggctgagttcaaaaagggtgttgcctgtgttctcctaggattttgatggaatcttgtctccaGAGATTTAACTAATCAGTGATTAACAGCAACTGACACTTAGtgaacattttcctttattactgtttttaaaaatcttatcttAACATTCAATATCAGCAAAGGATGTACTGTCAAACTAATGCAGGGTCCCCTCCTCACATGAGCCCTCTCCAGAACGCTGGGAAGAACCCTCAAAATGTGTTCACGTGGCCATTCTGCTTTTGTAAAATTAGAAGAAGTAAGATATTTAAATTACAACTGCCTAATACtgctgtgtctctcctctctcacttCCCTCCTATGACATTTTCCCTCCAGTTGGGTGGATCACAGTGGCCTTAGCTATTTGGGGGATCCAGCAAATTAAACTTTGAACTTAgtggaatatatttatttgattcatGAAAATTTCAAGTGGAATTAAATTATTACTAGTCATCCAGATGCAGGAATGGCTTCCAGAGATACCATTAACACCCAATGTGCCATGAAGGTGGAGGACTAGAGTTTGGGTTGTGATAAAAACTTCTCCTTGTGAATCCTGGCGCTGGGAATACATGggtagagaaggagaaataaagtctaaaaaatacagaatcagAAGCCAATCTATGGGAAATTCTTCTAGTCATCcctggcatttttttcttaaagaaacaagcccctcccccaccccaaattatATAAACTTCAAGTCCCATCAAACCCTGATCTTCCTGCTTATCAGTCTTGTTAAAGCTGCAGGGAAGAGACACAAAGTGCTACGGGCATTATTGCAAGGAGATCTAAGAACATGGGGTAGATAGTGAAGTCACCTCTCATTTGATTATGTAGCCACCCTGCGGATTTGTCTTTCAAAATTGAAATGAATAGCAGTTCCAAGGGAGAATAAGAACAATATTTTAGAGCTTCAGTGTCCTACCTAAGATCAACCACTTTTTCTTTGTTTACCTAGCATTTACTCTTCCTCCAAAAGAGGATATTATTGAATCAGTTTGACACTCTTCAATCTAGAATGCCTCCAAGCACCACATGGGAGATTGGCTTTCACTGTGTGCAACTTATCTGCAGCTTTGTTGATTTGGGCACTGTCCAAGATTACAAGATTACAAGACTGTTTTTACCCAATAGATACactaagtcacagaaatttatcattatttagaGAGGACTCGCATAGAAGTGATATATCCGCAGGCACATTAAGACTACACAGCCTGTTCGTTACAAACATACATCACTTTCTGTAACTTTATAATGAGTCTTTGTATTTCAAGGAGgcaaatctttccattttattatagTTAGAAATTGTCTTAGctacttttgttcttctttttcagatgaATTTAGTATTAAGCTATTaagttccatgaaaaaaaaaatccagtaggattttgatggaactGCACTAAATGTATAGATTGATATGAGAACAGACATTTTTATAGTATTGCATCTTCCCATCTGTTAGATCCTTTATGCCCTTTTATCATGTTCTGTAACTTTCTCCATAAGGAATTCTTGCCTCCTCTATGAGATTAATTCTGCTACATTATAAATTCCATTGCTgttgtttcatttcttattacATTTCCTAAATGGTTATTGATGGTGTATAGTAATAttactgatttttgtatactgatcTTGGAACCAATATCCTTGTTGAATCTTTTATTCTATTGGCTTTTCCATTCATTCCTTTGGATTGTTCTATGCAGTTGGTCAGACCTTATGAAAATACCaatcttgccttttcttttccaaatctcatcctgtttttttctctctcttattgcattagctaggacCTATAGTGCAATGTTTTATAATAGTATAAATAGGGAcacgtaggtggctcagcggttgagtgtctgccttcagctcagggcgtgatcctggagttctgggattgagtcccgcatcaggcttcctgcatggagcctgcttctccctctgcctatgtctctgcctctgtatctctctgtgtctctcatgaataaataaataaaatcttaaaaaaatagtagaaatagaGAATCTCCTGTCTTGTTCCTATCTTTAACAGGAAATCTGGTCTTACCATTGAATGTTTGCTGCAGAATTTGGCAGAAACCCTTTATCAGGTTAGAAAATCCTCTTATGTTCCGTGCCAAAAGTTGTTTTTTAGTCGTGAATGAGTGATAACTGATCAAATACCAATTCTACATTTTTGTTATATAGTCATATGGTTTTTCTGTTACtctgttaaaaatgcaaagaacctTAGTAGGTTGTTCTGATGTGGAATATTTTGCACTCTGAAATTAACTCTATTTCATGGTATGATTTTTTAATACACtgattaaataattaaactaaattaaatttctta
It contains:
- the NDUFB4 gene encoding NADH dehydrogenase [ubiquinone] 1 beta subcomplex subunit 4 codes for the protein MSAPKYKPSSLATLPATLDPAEYDVSPEARRAQAERLAIRSRLKREYLLQYNDPSRRGLIEDPALIRWTYARSANIYPNFRPTPKTSLLGALFGIGPLFFWFYVFKTDRDRKEKLIQEGKLDRTLNISY